Proteins encoded within one genomic window of Trichoderma asperellum chromosome 2, complete sequence:
- a CDS encoding uncharacterized protein (EggNog:ENOG41~TransMembrane:2 (i65-84o125-146i)) translates to MAPSKRTGKQKSSNTSTSSGNNGNPPAPFKRPPEVLAPFISELSEKHVYITHIDAKPPAFKRKMFLVPVAMNVAVVALFAWRMYHILPWYWKLLMSLWGHPNETTFPFQEATWSELAWEVWKRGIVMFIDFMLFVFVWPWPVEFAFGRSHGNPTRWRFNVGFRDKEIYVRRSRDWDLMLRDIFKDANSKKILLAYTQQATSPILQEQKTGYLLMNDKWDLDWNLMVLAHKLVDKKEVALEAFRNVILVFHQDYGWICHDLKMGIAAEEDEKRRQIFVFRDVLTAMGKENLFYRWIEVVQFESTQPGGFGPEKQEAAAKKIREMFEAENINFDELWKEAVGTNP, encoded by the coding sequence ATGGCTCCCTCAAAGAGAACCGGGAAGCAGAAGTCGTCCAATACATCGACTTCATCCGGCAACAATGGCAACCCCCCTGCGCCGTTCAAACGCCCTCCGGAGGTGCTGGCGCCCTTCATCAGCGAGCTCTCGGAGAAGCACGTCTACATCACGCACATTGACGCCAAGCCGCCGGCCTTCAAGCGCAAGATGTTTCTCGTACCCGTCGCCATGAACGTGGCCGTTGTGGCTCTGTTCGCCTGGCGCATGTACCACATCCTGCCATGGTACTGGAAGCTCCTCATGTCGCTCTGGGGCCACCCCAACGAGACGACGTTCCCCTTCCAGGAGGCGACGTGGTCGGAGCTGGCATGGGAGGTTTGGAAGCGCGGAATTGTCATGTTTATCGACTTCATGCTGTTTGTCTTCGTGTGGCCGTGGCCTGTGGAGTTTGCGTTTGGCAGGTCGCATGGAAACCCGACGCGGTGGCGATTCAATGTTGGATTCCGGGACAAGGAGATTTACGTCCGTCGCAGCAGAGACTGGGACCTGATGCTGCGCGACATCTTCAAGGATGCCAATTCGAAAAAGATCCTGCTCGCCTATACTCAGCAGGCAACATCGCCCATACTGCAGGAGCAAAAGACTGGCTATCTGCTGATGAATGACAAATGGGACCTGGACTGGAACCTCATGGTCCTGGCCCATAAGCTTGTGGATAAAAAGGAGGTTGCCCTCGAGGCGTTTAGGAACGTCATTTTGGTATTCCACCAAGACTACGGCTGGATCTGCCACGATCTCAAGATGGGCATAGCtgccgaggaagatgagaagagaagacagaTTTTTGTCTTCCGAGATGTGCTCACGGCCATGGGCAAAGAAAACCTCTTTTACCGATGGATCGAGGTTGTGCAATTTGAGTCAACTCAGCCAGGAGGATTTGGCCCCGAGAAGCAAGAAGCtgcggcgaagaagatcCGTGAGATGTTTGAGGCTGAAAACATCAACTTCGATGAGCTGTGGAAGGAGGCTGTCGGTACGAATCCATGA